Proteins encoded within one genomic window of Bacteroidales bacterium:
- a CDS encoding phage holin family protein — protein sequence MNTLVKIIITAFAVIITSYILPGVKIDGFLTALIVAAVLSLLNIFIKPLLILLTIPITFYTFGLFLLVINAVIIIMTSSLVPGFKVDGFWWALAFSIILSVVRSLLESIDNKDNRQQPYTE from the coding sequence ATGAACACATTAGTAAAAATTATAATAACAGCATTTGCGGTAATTATAACATCTTATATTTTACCCGGGGTAAAGATTGATGGGTTCCTTACAGCACTTATAGTTGCTGCAGTATTATCCCTTCTGAATATTTTTATAAAACCATTATTGATTCTGCTAACTATCCCCATCACATTTTATACATTCGGATTATTCCTTTTGGTAATCAATGCCGTAATAATTATAATGACCAGCAGTTTGGTGCCCGGGTTTAAAGTTGATGGTTTCTGGTGGGCGCTTGCTTTCAGCATTATTTTGTCAGTAGTACGTTCATTGCTTGAAAGTATTGATAATAAAGATAACCGGCAACAACCTTATACAGAATAA
- a CDS encoding fibrobacter succinogenes major paralogous domain-containing protein translates to MRRNKFLFWFCPVIIMGIFILFTSSCKKDKDEDEDDTQVTAPATVNDVDGNVYHTVVIGTQAWLVENLHVTHYRNGDAIANVSDNTQWSNLTSGAYCCYNNSAPTATMYGYLYNWSAASDSRNIAPTGWHVATDADWTTLISYLGGESAAGGCLKETGTTHWVTPNTGASNSSGFTAIPGGDRLPTGGFDLITNYGCWWSTTASDASNAWGVNLYYGNANTVHGTYNKKCGMSIRCVMD, encoded by the coding sequence ATGAGAAGAAATAAATTTTTATTTTGGTTTTGCCCTGTGATCATTATGGGTATTTTTATTTTGTTTACCAGTAGTTGTAAAAAAGATAAAGATGAAGATGAAGATGATACCCAGGTTACAGCACCTGCTACTGTTAACGATGTTGACGGAAATGTTTATCATACTGTAGTTATTGGAACACAGGCATGGCTTGTGGAAAATTTACATGTAACCCATTACCGTAATGGTGATGCTATTGCTAATGTTTCTGATAATACCCAATGGTCGAACCTTACAAGCGGTGCATATTGTTGTTATAACAATTCAGCACCAACAGCAACAATGTATGGTTACCTTTACAACTGGAGTGCTGCATCCGATAGCAGGAATATTGCACCAACAGGTTGGCATGTTGCCACTGATGCCGACTGGACAACTTTAATTTCATATTTGGGTGGTGAGAGTGCAGCAGGAGGCTGTTTAAAAGAAACCGGAACCACTCATTGGGTAACTCCGAATACAGGTGCTTCCAACTCAAGCGGCTTTACTGCTATTCCTGGAGGCGATCGTCTTCCAACTGGCGGATTTGATTTGATTACTAATTATGGATGTTGGTGGTCAACAACAGCCAGCGATGCATCAAATGCATGGGGAGTAAATTTATATTATGGAAATGCAAATACAGTTCATGGCACATATAATAAGAAATGCGGAATGAGCATTCGTTGTGTGATGGATTAA
- a CDS encoding RecQ family ATP-dependent DNA helicase yields MKSIAFIDTEIEPNSRKILDIGGVKDNGNSFHSNSIADFIKFLNGTEFICGHNILNHDLLYIDKVITDAKINSENIIDTLFLSPLLFPTKPYHALLKDDKLQTEDTNNPLNDSIKAKDLFLDEVSVFSQAEEKLKQIFYLLLNKKKEFNSFFRFIAYKSSETDIEKLIREKFQSLICEQADLAKIIFEHPIELSYCLALVNCNNRYSITPPWVLKNYPKVERIMFLLRNNPCLTGCLYCHQALDIHKGLKNYFGFDEYRSYAGEPLQENAVQAAVENKSILAVFPTGGGKSITFQVPALMSGENAKGLTVVISPLQSLMKDQVDNLERIGITDAVTINGLLDPIERAKSIQRIQDGFASILYISPESLRSKTTEKLLLGRKVVRFVIDEAHCFSSWGQDFRVDYLYIGDFIKSLQESKNLEEQIPVSCFTATAKQKVIEDICTYFKEKLGIKLEIFPSKATRTNLHYKVFEKGDDEEKYNSVRDLVEEKNCPTIIYVSRTKRARELAIRLCEDGFNARAFHGKMESQEKTDNQNAFIAGDVQIMVATSAFGMGVDKKDVGLVVHYEISDSLENYVQEAGRAGRDENITADCYVLFNEEDLGKHFILLNQTKLNIHEIQQIWKAIKFITKFKSSVQKSALEIARQAGWNDNLNEVETRVTTAIAALEEAGYLKRKQNMPRIFANSILSKNAQEAIDKIMHSQKFSEEQKITATRIIKTLFSSKSRKQSQQDEAESRVDYISDNLGIEIKNVISVVNLLRDEKILADAKDLTAFIKRGVNKKSSLDIVESYGLIENFLCPLFDEQEKSFHIKELNEKAEENGCMEVTPNKIKTLLNFWAIKNWIKRHNKDYNKNHIVAISCQPKEELKKRLEQRHILSQFIVDYLYEKSNTIKEDGESGKDEVLVEFSVLELQEAFSKQLQLFKVKTTIDDIEDTLFYLSRIEAIKIEGGFLVVYNKLTIDKIELNPRVQYKEQDYQKLSDYYDHKVQQIHIVGEYAKKMIDDYAGALKFVDDYFQLNFPSFLHKYFKGSREFEIKRNITPKKYKQLFDSLSDIQRRIIDDKNSKYIVVAAGPGSGKTKVLVHKLASLLLMEDVKHDQLLMVTFSRAAATEFKKRLIELIGNAANFIDMKTFHSYCFDLLGKVGTIDRASEIIKTTVEKIKKNEVEISRITKTVLVIDEAQDMDEDEFELIKVLMEKNEEMRVILVGDDDQNIYEWRGADSKYLLSFITEKKATKYELITNYRSKSNLVSFTNQFVKTIEKRLKEIPIEAKQTDNGKIKIVYYKNYNLITPFIDDILTTGLSGTTCVLTHKNEEAFQVAGLLTKRGLQAKLIQSNDGFSLYNLAEVRFFLNELNLEDDVYTITDDVWSNAKRKVIDRYKHSSKFDIWNNLIKDFEATNTKKKYKSDFEVFIRESKLEDFINENGEIIFVSTIHKAKGKEFDNVFLMLENIDVSEDEKKRQLYVAMTRAKQKLIIHLNGNYLDKIKTEEVERVENNNIFQSPSCLALHLSHKDLNLGYFEFIQKRVSALTSGDLINISEEGCKNEKGELVLKFSKKFIDTLADLKTNGFELTEAKVNFIVHWQGEDKAQEVKIILPELQFEKLINN; encoded by the coding sequence ATGAAATCAATTGCATTCATTGATACTGAGATTGAGCCAAATAGCCGTAAGATTCTTGACATTGGAGGTGTTAAGGACAACGGAAATTCCTTTCATTCAAATTCTATTGCTGACTTTATAAAATTCTTAAACGGAACAGAGTTCATTTGCGGACATAATATCTTAAATCACGATTTACTGTATATTGATAAAGTTATTACTGATGCTAAAATAAATTCAGAAAACATTATTGACACTTTATTCCTCTCTCCTCTTTTATTTCCCACAAAGCCTTATCATGCTTTGCTCAAAGACGACAAACTTCAAACAGAGGACACAAACAATCCACTTAACGATTCTATAAAAGCCAAAGACCTTTTCCTTGACGAAGTGTCTGTTTTCAGTCAAGCAGAAGAAAAACTAAAACAAATTTTCTATTTACTATTAAACAAGAAAAAAGAGTTTAACTCCTTTTTTCGTTTCATTGCATACAAAAGCAGCGAAACTGATATTGAAAAATTAATCAGAGAAAAATTTCAGTCTCTAATATGCGAACAAGCAGACCTTGCCAAAATAATTTTCGAACACCCGATTGAATTATCTTACTGTTTAGCACTTGTAAATTGCAATAATCGCTACTCAATAACACCGCCTTGGGTTTTAAAGAACTATCCGAAAGTTGAACGAATAATGTTTTTACTAAGAAACAATCCTTGCTTGACTGGTTGTTTGTATTGCCATCAGGCTTTAGACATACACAAGGGACTTAAAAATTATTTTGGCTTTGACGAATATAGAAGTTATGCAGGCGAACCATTGCAAGAGAACGCAGTTCAGGCAGCCGTTGAAAACAAATCAATTTTAGCAGTGTTTCCAACAGGCGGAGGCAAGTCAATCACATTCCAAGTTCCAGCTTTAATGAGTGGGGAAAATGCCAAAGGTTTGACAGTTGTAATTTCTCCTTTGCAATCCTTAATGAAAGACCAAGTTGACAATCTTGAAAGAATTGGAATTACAGATGCAGTTACAATAAATGGTTTGCTTGACCCTATTGAAAGAGCAAAATCAATTCAAAGAATTCAAGATGGATTTGCATCCATTCTTTATATCTCTCCCGAATCTTTGCGTTCAAAGACAACTGAGAAATTATTATTAGGAAGAAAAGTTGTTCGCTTTGTTATTGATGAAGCACACTGCTTTTCATCGTGGGGGCAAGATTTCAGAGTTGATTATTTATACATCGGTGACTTTATTAAATCACTTCAAGAGAGTAAAAATCTTGAAGAACAAATTCCTGTTTCTTGTTTCACTGCAACTGCAAAACAAAAAGTAATTGAAGACATTTGTACATACTTTAAAGAAAAGTTAGGAATCAAGTTGGAAATTTTTCCTTCCAAAGCGACAAGAACAAATCTTCATTATAAAGTTTTTGAAAAAGGTGATGATGAAGAAAAATATAATTCTGTCCGAGATTTAGTTGAGGAGAAAAATTGTCCGACTATCATTTATGTTTCAAGAACAAAAAGAGCAAGAGAGCTTGCAATACGATTATGTGAAGATGGATTCAATGCAAGAGCATTTCATGGCAAAATGGAAAGTCAGGAGAAAACAGATAATCAAAATGCATTCATAGCAGGTGATGTTCAGATAATGGTTGCAACTTCTGCTTTTGGGATGGGAGTTGATAAAAAAGATGTTGGATTAGTTGTTCATTATGAAATTTCCGATTCACTTGAAAACTATGTTCAGGAAGCAGGACGAGCAGGACGAGATGAGAATATAACAGCTGATTGTTATGTTTTATTTAATGAGGAAGATTTAGGAAAACATTTTATTTTATTAAATCAAACCAAACTTAACATACATGAGATACAGCAAATTTGGAAAGCAATAAAATTTATCACAAAATTCAAATCAAGTGTTCAAAAATCAGCTTTAGAAATTGCAAGACAAGCAGGTTGGAACGACAATTTAAATGAAGTTGAAACGAGAGTAACAACAGCCATAGCGGCATTGGAAGAAGCTGGCTATTTAAAGCGGAAGCAAAATATGCCAAGAATTTTTGCCAATAGTATTCTTTCAAAAAATGCACAAGAAGCTATTGATAAAATAATGCATTCGCAAAAATTTAGTGAGGAACAAAAAATTACAGCTACAAGAATTATCAAAACTCTTTTTTCAAGTAAGAGCAGAAAGCAATCACAACAAGACGAAGCTGAATCAAGAGTTGATTATATCTCCGATAACTTAGGAATTGAAATTAAGAATGTGATTTCAGTTGTAAATCTTTTACGTGATGAAAAGATTTTAGCAGATGCAAAAGATTTGACAGCATTTATTAAAAGGGGTGTGAACAAAAAAAGTTCACTTGATATTGTTGAATCATATGGACTAATTGAAAATTTCCTTTGTCCATTGTTTGATGAACAGGAAAAATCATTTCACATTAAAGAACTGAATGAAAAAGCGGAAGAAAATGGATGCATGGAAGTAACGCCTAATAAAATAAAAACTCTATTAAACTTTTGGGCGATTAAGAATTGGATTAAGCGACACAATAAAGATTATAACAAGAATCATATTGTAGCAATAAGTTGTCAGCCCAAAGAAGAATTAAAAAAGAGGTTAGAGCAGCGCCACATCTTATCTCAATTTATTGTTGACTACTTGTATGAAAAGAGCAATACCATTAAGGAAGATGGAGAATCTGGCAAAGATGAAGTGTTGGTTGAATTTTCTGTTCTTGAATTGCAAGAAGCTTTTAGTAAACAACTTCAGTTGTTTAAGGTCAAAACAACTATTGACGACATTGAAGATACTTTGTTTTATCTGTCAAGAATTGAAGCAATAAAAATTGAAGGCGGCTTTCTTGTAGTTTACAACAAACTTACAATTGACAAGATTGAACTAAATCCGAGAGTTCAATACAAGGAACAAGATTATCAGAAACTAAGTGATTATTACGACCATAAGGTTCAGCAAATTCATATCGTGGGGGAGTATGCAAAAAAGATGATTGACGATTATGCTGGAGCATTGAAATTTGTTGACGATTATTTTCAATTGAACTTTCCTTCGTTTCTACATAAATATTTCAAAGGCAGCCGAGAGTTCGAAATAAAGAGAAACATAACACCCAAGAAATACAAACAACTTTTTGATTCGTTGTCAGATATTCAGCGAAGAATAATTGATGATAAGAATTCAAAATACATTGTAGTTGCAGCAGGACCAGGTAGCGGAAAAACAAAAGTTTTAGTTCACAAATTAGCTTCGTTGCTTTTAATGGAAGATGTAAAACATGACCAGCTACTAATGGTAACATTTTCAAGAGCAGCGGCTACGGAATTTAAAAAGAGATTGATTGAATTAATCGGAAATGCTGCCAACTTCATTGACATGAAAACTTTTCACTCCTATTGTTTTGACTTGTTGGGAAAAGTTGGAACGATTGACAGAGCAAGTGAAATAATTAAAACAACTGTTGAGAAAATTAAGAAAAACGAAGTTGAGATAAGCAGAATCACGAAAACAGTTTTAGTAATTGATGAAGCACAAGACATGGACGAGGACGAATTTGAGCTGATAAAAGTGCTGATGGAAAAAAACGAAGAAATGAGAGTGATTTTAGTTGGTGATGATGACCAAAATATTTATGAATGGCGTGGAGCAGATTCAAAATACTTGTTGAGTTTTATTACTGAGAAGAAAGCAACAAAATATGAACTCATAACAAATTACAGGAGCAAAAGCAATTTGGTTTCATTCACTAATCAGTTTGTAAAGACAATTGAAAAACGACTGAAAGAAATTCCGATTGAAGCAAAACAAACCGACAATGGAAAAATCAAAATTGTTTATTACAAGAATTACAATCTTATCACCCCTTTTATTGACGACATACTTACTACTGGTCTATCAGGTACAACATGCGTTCTTACACACAAAAATGAAGAAGCATTTCAGGTTGCAGGACTTCTGACAAAGAGAGGATTGCAAGCAAAATTGATTCAATCCAATGATGGGTTCAGTTTATATAATCTTGCAGAGGTTCGTTTCTTTTTAAATGAATTGAATTTGGAAGATGATGTATATACAATCACTGATGATGTATGGAGTAATGCTAAAAGGAAAGTAATTGATAGATACAAGCATAGTTCAAAGTTTGATATATGGAACAATCTCATTAAAGATTTTGAGGCTACAAATACAAAGAAGAAATACAAATCCGATTTTGAAGTTTTTATCAGAGAATCAAAACTTGAAGATTTCATAAATGAAAATGGAGAAATAATTTTCGTTTCAACCATTCATAAAGCAAAAGGAAAAGAGTTTGACAATGTTTTTCTGATGCTTGAAAACATTGATGTAAGCGAAGATGAAAAGAAACGACAGTTGTATGTTGCAATGACAAGAGCAAAACAAAAGTTGATAATTCACTTGAATGGTAATTATCTTGACAAGATAAAAACAGAGGAAGTTGAGAGAGTAGAAAATAATAACATATTCCAATCGCCAAGCTGTTTGGCGTTGCATCTTTCACACAAAGATTTAAACTTAGGCTATTTTGAATTTATACAGAAACGAGTAAGTGCATTAACAAGCGGAGATTTAATTAATATTTCAGAAGAAGGTTGTAAGAACGAAAAAGGTGAATTAGTTTTGAAGTTCTCAAAGAAATTTATTGATACATTAGCAGACCTAAAGACAAACGGATTTGAATTAACAGAGGCGAAAGTTAATTTTATCGTTCATTGGCAAGGGGAAGACAAAGCACAAGAAGTAAAAATAATTTTACCCGAATTACAGTTTGAAAAATTAATAAACAACTAA